One stretch of Methanobacteriaceae archaeon DNA includes these proteins:
- a CDS encoding phosphoglycolate phosphatase, with translation MNSIKAIALDIDGTITDHTRKVCISAIEAIRKAENAGIPVIIVTGNILCFTRAVSVFLGTSGGLVAENGGVILSQGRMKVLGDIRKAENAYDYLKNQSETREKVERVPFSEMRVSEIALFRNISENIIKDVLNGQDVEIYDTKFALHLTDPMVNKGSSLEIVANEMGIKTKNILAAGDSENDIDFLKVAGHKVAVANADIELKEIADYVTKNPYGDGVTEAIERFVLSDLS, from the coding sequence ATGAACTCTATTAAAGCCATTGCCTTAGATATTGATGGAACAATAACTGATCACACTCGTAAGGTATGTATAAGTGCTATTGAGGCCATTAGAAAGGCAGAAAATGCTGGAATACCAGTTATCATAGTCACAGGTAATATTTTATGCTTTACTAGGGCAGTTTCTGTATTTTTGGGTACAAGTGGCGGCTTGGTAGCTGAAAATGGTGGTGTGATTCTTTCACAGGGTCGGATGAAGGTTCTAGGTGATATTAGAAAGGCAGAAAATGCTTATGATTACTTAAAAAATCAATCTGAAACCCGGGAAAAAGTGGAGAGAGTTCCTTTTTCTGAAATGAGAGTATCTGAAATAGCTCTTTTTAGAAATATATCTGAAAATATAATTAAAGATGTTTTAAATGGTCAGGATGTGGAAATATATGATACCAAGTTTGCCCTACATCTAACTGACCCTATGGTAAATAAAGGTTCTTCCCTGGAAATTGTGGCCAATGAAATGGGTATTAAAACCAAAAATATTTTGGCTGCCGGGGACAGTGAAAATGATATTGATTTCTTAAAGGTAGCCGGCCATAAAGTGGCGGTGGCCAATGCCGATATTGAATTAAAAGAAATTGCAGATTATGTAACTAAAAATCCCTATGGTGATGGTGTGACCGAGGCCATTGAGCGTTTTGTATTATCTGATTTGTCTTAA
- the hypD gene encoding hydrogenase formation protein HypD, producing the protein MKNLSREIVGRIEKISQPVKIMHVCGSHEHTIMHHGIRTLLPEEVEVVAGPGCPVCCVPAREIDECLQLAEKGVTITTFGDMLRVPGSRSSLAEAKEDGADVRVVYGVNNAVEIAQKMDNEVVFMSAGFETTAPTTASELLAGPPENFSILSCHRMIPPALQFLIESGEVNLNALIEPGHVATIIGTKPYEPFSEKYGIPQVVAGFNPLDILMAVYMILRQIKAGKAEVQNEYKRAVREEGNLKAQKALDDVFYITSREWRGFPEIPDSVMEVRDEFSQFNAREKFDIKVERVKEAPTGCICGPILRGVARPEECKLFKEECTPMNPIGACMVSKEGTCNIAHRYSSFK; encoded by the coding sequence ATGAAAAACTTATCCAGGGAAATTGTGGGAAGGATTGAAAAAATATCCCAACCAGTAAAAATAATGCACGTTTGCGGATCTCATGAACACACTATAATGCATCACGGAATCAGAACACTACTGCCTGAAGAAGTAGAAGTAGTGGCAGGGCCAGGTTGCCCAGTTTGCTGCGTACCTGCTCGTGAAATTGATGAATGTCTCCAACTAGCTGAGAAAGGAGTAACCATAACTACCTTTGGGGACATGCTCCGAGTACCAGGTTCTAGAAGCTCATTGGCTGAGGCCAAAGAGGATGGAGCTGATGTTAGAGTAGTTTATGGGGTGAATAATGCGGTGGAGATTGCTCAAAAAATGGACAATGAAGTAGTATTCATGTCCGCTGGATTTGAAACCACGGCTCCTACCACGGCTTCAGAATTACTGGCCGGACCGCCAGAGAACTTTTCCATACTTTCTTGTCACCGAATGATTCCACCAGCACTCCAATTTTTGATTGAATCTGGTGAAGTGAACTTAAATGCACTGATAGAGCCAGGTCATGTTGCTACTATCATAGGTACTAAACCGTACGAACCATTTTCTGAAAAATATGGAATACCTCAAGTGGTTGCTGGATTCAATCCATTGGACATTCTTATGGCGGTTTACATGATACTGAGACAGATTAAAGCCGGAAAAGCAGAAGTACAGAATGAATACAAGCGTGCGGTAAGGGAAGAAGGTAATTTAAAGGCCCAGAAAGCTTTGGACGATGTATTTTACATAACTAGTAGAGAATGGAGAGGATTTCCAGAAATTCCTGACTCAGTGATGGAAGTACGAGATGAGTTCTCCCAGTTCAATGCTCGCGAAAAATTTGACATAAAAGTTGAAAGAGTAAAAGAAGCACCTACTGGTTGCATATGTGGCCCGATTCTCAGGGGAGTCGCCCGACCAGAAGAATGTAAGTTATTTAAGGAAGAATGTACTCCAATGAATCCTATTGGGGCTTGTATGGTTTCTAAAGAAGGTACTTGTAATATTGCCCATCGTTACAGTTCTTTTAAATAA